From the Nonlabens marinus S1-08 genome, one window contains:
- the paaB gene encoding 1,2-phenylacetyl-CoA epoxidase subunit PaaB codes for MSNSNKKEIPLWEVFIRSKNGLEHRHCGSLHAEDAEMAMNNARDVYTRRNEGVSIWVVESSNITASSPDDSGSLFEPASDKVYRHPTFYELPDELKHM; via the coding sequence ATGAGTAATTCAAACAAAAAAGAAATACCACTTTGGGAAGTATTCATTCGTTCCAAAAATGGTTTGGAACATCGTCATTGCGGTAGCTTACATGCAGAAGATGCCGAAATGGCCATGAACAATGCACGTGACGTGTACACTAGAAGAAATGAAGGTGTAAGCATTTGGGTAGTAGAGTCATCCAATATAACTGCCAGTAGCCCAGATGACAGCGGTTCATTATTCGAACCGGCTAGTGATAAGGTGTACAGACATCCCACTTTTTATGAGTTGCCGGATGAACTCAAACATATGTAA
- a CDS encoding GIY-YIG nuclease family protein, whose amino-acid sequence MYILESSDGSYYTGSTIHLEVRLG is encoded by the coding sequence ATGTACATCTTGGAAAGCTCTGACGGTAGCTACTATACTGGAAGTACGATTCATTTAGAGGTTCGGCTAGGCTAA
- a CDS encoding GIY-YIG nuclease family protein: protein MKYFEKYDRIDTAFYREKQVQGWSRAKKAALIEGRFSDLPDLSIAYRDLKDLDK from the coding sequence TTGAAATATTTTGAAAAATACGACAGGATTGACACTGCATTTTATCGAGAGAAACAAGTTCAAGGCTGGAGCAGAGCTAAAAAGGCAGCTCTGATTGAAGGTAGGTTTTCTGATCTACCAGACTTATCAATTGCTTATCGGGATTTAAAAGATTTGGATAAATAA
- the paaE gene encoding 1,2-phenylacetyl-CoA epoxidase subunit PaaE gives MNKFHDIRLSEVYKETEDTTVLAFDVPEELREDFDYRQGQFLTLRATINGEDVRRSYSLCSSPLDQEWKVAVKEIFEGKFSTYVNRELKTGDTLQVAAPSGDFGIECVNEKQTKNYIAFAAGSGITPMLSIIKTHLQSEPNAKFKLFYLNRMAKSIIFKEEIEALKNKYLSRFEVFYFLSREHRDIPLFNGRFDKEKLQQLTQTLINAPYTDDAFICGPEEMIFLIRDELVAAGMKKENVHFELFVSGLSDADKARAAAALEKKVDGVDVTIIDGSKEFHFVLGDDHDNVLDGAIAAGADLPYACKGGVCSTCKCKVEEGSVEMKVNYALSDEEVDKGYVLSCVSVPTSKKLVVNYDV, from the coding sequence GTGAACAAATTCCACGACATTCGATTATCAGAGGTTTACAAAGAAACTGAAGACACTACGGTTCTTGCATTTGATGTGCCAGAAGAATTAAGAGAAGACTTTGATTACCGTCAAGGCCAATTCTTAACCTTGCGAGCAACGATCAATGGCGAGGATGTGAGAAGAAGCTATTCGCTGTGCAGCAGTCCGCTGGATCAAGAATGGAAAGTTGCTGTTAAAGAGATTTTTGAAGGCAAGTTTTCTACCTACGTAAATCGTGAGTTAAAGACTGGCGATACCCTTCAAGTAGCTGCACCTAGTGGTGATTTTGGGATTGAGTGTGTGAATGAAAAGCAAACCAAAAATTACATTGCGTTTGCGGCTGGTAGTGGCATAACCCCCATGTTGAGTATCATAAAAACTCATTTACAGAGCGAGCCAAATGCCAAATTCAAGTTATTCTACTTGAACCGTATGGCAAAATCCATTATCTTCAAGGAAGAGATAGAGGCTCTGAAAAACAAATACTTAAGTAGGTTTGAGGTCTTTTATTTCTTGAGTCGCGAGCACAGAGACATTCCGTTGTTCAACGGTAGGTTTGATAAAGAAAAACTACAGCAATTGACTCAAACGCTTATAAATGCACCATATACTGATGATGCTTTTATTTGCGGTCCAGAGGAGATGATCTTCTTGATTAGAGATGAGTTGGTCGCAGCAGGAATGAAGAAAGAGAACGTTCATTTTGAATTGTTCGTCAGCGGTTTGAGCGATGCAGATAAAGCCAGAGCCGCCGCAGCTCTAGAGAAAAAAGTAGATGGTGTGGACGTGACCATTATAGATGGAAGTAAAGAATTCCATTTTGTGCTGGGTGATGACCACGACAATGTTTTGGACGGTGCGATTGCCGCGGGAGCTGATTTGCCATATGCCTGCAAAGGCGGCGTTTGCAGCACCTGCAAGTGCAAGGTAGAAGAAGGCAGTGTAGAGATGAAAGTCAATTATGCGTTGTCTGATGAGGAGGTCGACAAGGGGTATGTCCTAAGTTGTGTAAGCGTTCCAACCAGTAAGAAATTAGTAGTGAATTACGATGTTTGA
- a CDS encoding hydroxymethylglutaryl-CoA lyase, translated as MEKVKIIECPRDAMQGIKDWIPTPTKVQYLQSLLRCGFDTIDFGSFVSPKAIPQMVDTTEVLAQLDLSKTDSKLLAIVANLRGARAACEHPEIDYLGYPFSISENFQMRNTHKTIAQSVELLQEILDLAFAKGKKVVVYISMGFGNPYGDPWNVDIVGEWTEKLSAMGVEILSLSDTVGTSDPESIDYLFSNLIPRYPAIEFGAHLHTTPNKWHEKVDAAYKAGCRRFDGAIQGFGGCPMAKDELTGNMPTEKMVSYFNAAKANCNVNAMPFESSYNEATKIFRQYH; from the coding sequence ATGGAAAAAGTGAAAATCATAGAATGTCCGCGCGACGCCATGCAGGGAATTAAGGATTGGATACCAACACCTACAAAGGTGCAATACCTTCAATCGCTGCTGCGGTGCGGGTTTGATACTATCGATTTTGGTAGTTTTGTGTCGCCTAAAGCCATTCCGCAAATGGTCGACACGACTGAGGTTCTCGCACAACTCGACCTTTCAAAAACCGATTCTAAACTACTCGCCATCGTTGCAAACCTACGTGGAGCACGAGCCGCTTGCGAGCATCCAGAAATTGATTATTTAGGCTACCCGTTTTCTATAAGTGAGAACTTCCAGATGCGTAACACGCATAAAACCATTGCTCAGTCTGTTGAATTATTGCAAGAAATTTTAGACCTCGCTTTCGCGAAAGGGAAAAAAGTAGTCGTCTATATATCCATGGGTTTTGGGAATCCTTATGGTGATCCATGGAACGTGGACATCGTAGGCGAGTGGACCGAAAAGCTGAGCGCGATGGGCGTGGAGATTCTATCGCTGTCAGACACAGTAGGGACATCAGATCCAGAGTCCATTGACTATTTGTTCTCTAACCTAATACCGCGATATCCTGCGATTGAATTTGGTGCCCATTTACATACCACACCAAACAAATGGCACGAAAAAGTCGATGCCGCCTACAAAGCTGGCTGCCGCAGGTTTGATGGAGCCATTCAAGGTTTCGGTGGTTGCCCTATGGCAAAGGACGAACTCACCGGCAATATGCCTACAGAGAAAATGGTAAGCTATTTCAATGCTGCAAAAGCCAACTGCAATGTCAACGCGATGCCTTTTGAGAGTAGCTACAATGAGGCTACTAAGATTTTTAGGCAGTATCATTGA
- the paaA gene encoding 1,2-phenylacetyl-CoA epoxidase subunit PaaA: protein MSEAEIKSLEEQFDAKIARDEKIEPKDWMPEKYRKTHIRQISQHAHSEIVGMLPEGNWITRAPSLRRKVALLAKVQDEAGHGLYLYSACETLGITREQMYEDLHSGKAKYSSIFNYPTVTWADMGAIGWLVDGAAIINQVPLCNTSFGPYARAMVRVCKEESFHQRQGYEIMLSLCNGSEEQKEMAQDALNRWWWPSLMMLGPTDAESTHTAQSMKWKLKRKTNDELRQQFIDQTVPQADILGLTIPDPDLKWNEETGHYDFGEIDWDEFWQVVKGHGPMNKSRLDARRNAWENGAWVREAATAYADKQREGKEEAAKAS, encoded by the coding sequence ATGAGCGAAGCAGAAATCAAGAGTCTAGAAGAGCAATTTGATGCAAAAATTGCTCGAGACGAGAAAATAGAGCCAAAAGACTGGATGCCAGAAAAGTATCGCAAGACACATATCAGGCAAATATCCCAGCACGCGCATTCTGAAATTGTCGGGATGTTGCCTGAAGGCAACTGGATTACTCGTGCGCCATCACTGCGACGTAAAGTTGCTTTGCTGGCAAAAGTTCAGGATGAAGCTGGTCACGGTTTATATCTCTACAGCGCTTGTGAAACCTTGGGAATCACTCGCGAGCAGATGTATGAAGACCTACATTCTGGAAAGGCGAAATATTCTTCCATATTCAATTATCCGACAGTTACATGGGCAGATATGGGTGCCATAGGCTGGTTGGTAGATGGTGCTGCCATCATCAATCAAGTGCCGTTGTGTAACACCTCTTTTGGACCATACGCTCGTGCCATGGTACGTGTTTGTAAAGAAGAGAGCTTCCACCAGAGACAAGGTTATGAGATCATGTTGTCGCTTTGTAATGGTAGCGAGGAGCAAAAGGAAATGGCGCAGGATGCACTGAATCGCTGGTGGTGGCCATCACTCATGATGCTAGGACCAACAGATGCCGAAAGTACGCACACCGCACAATCCATGAAGTGGAAATTGAAACGTAAAACAAACGATGAGTTGCGCCAGCAGTTTATTGATCAAACCGTTCCACAAGCAGATATTCTAGGCTTGACTATTCCAGATCCAGATTTGAAATGGAATGAAGAAACTGGACATTATGATTTTGGCGAGATTGATTGGGATGAGTTCTGGCAAGTGGTCAAAGGTCATGGTCCTATGAACAAATCAAGACTTGATGCACGTAGAAACGCATGGGAAAATGGTGCTTGGGTACGTGAGGCAGCAACAGCTTATGCAGACAAGCAGCGAGAAGGAAAAGAAGAAGCAGCTAAAGCATCATAA
- a CDS encoding LysE family translocator, producing MLESFITFSLAAFLLALSPGPDNIFVLTQSVARGARYGIAVASGLITGCIFHTSIVALGFAVILRDNEWLLLLIKIAGAIYLLFLAYKVYQSSDNIKLDESVVKQDSWWKLYRIGITMNLLNPKVTLFFLALLPQFVVQNDIAEWIQIYILGGIFMLVSLATFYTVAFLGGSVAKFIRGSKWFAPVMKWTQIVVFVGIVVAIFIS from the coding sequence ATGCTAGAATCTTTTATAACATTTTCCCTGGCGGCTTTCCTTCTAGCTTTATCACCTGGACCTGACAATATATTTGTGCTCACACAATCCGTCGCTAGAGGCGCACGCTATGGAATCGCCGTGGCCAGTGGTTTGATCACTGGCTGCATTTTTCATACATCAATTGTGGCATTGGGATTTGCGGTAATCTTACGAGATAACGAATGGTTGTTGCTCCTTATAAAAATTGCTGGAGCAATATACCTTTTGTTTCTAGCCTACAAAGTTTATCAGTCCAGCGACAACATCAAGCTGGATGAAAGTGTTGTCAAACAAGATTCCTGGTGGAAACTCTACCGTATTGGAATTACTATGAATCTGCTTAATCCTAAAGTGACTTTGTTCTTTTTGGCCTTGTTGCCACAATTTGTAGTTCAAAATGATATTGCAGAATGGATTCAGATTTACATTTTGGGCGGCATCTTTATGCTGGTTTCACTTGCTACATTTTACACCGTTGCTTTTTTGGGTGGTAGTGTTGCAAAATTCATTCGTGGTTCTAAATGGTTTGCACCAGTAATGAAGTGGACACAGATTGTAGTTTTTGTGGGCATTGTGGTGGCGATATTCATCAGTTGA